Proteins co-encoded in one Sulfuricaulis limicola genomic window:
- the hisG gene encoding ATP phosphoribosyltransferase, with product MTTALNIALSKGRILEEGLPLLERAGIRPTENPLKSRKLILDTNLPEVKLTIIRAADVPTYVQFGAADLGIAGKDVLMEYEGDGLYELLDLKIARCRMMVAEPKSLASRDDPDSWTRLRIATKYVKTTQRHFAAKGIQTDIIKLYGSMELAPLVGLSDRIVDLVDTGNTLKANGLAEVEHIADISAWLVANRASMKMKQQALKSLVNRLEQAVA from the coding sequence ATGACCACCGCGCTCAATATCGCCCTGTCCAAGGGGCGGATCCTGGAAGAGGGTCTGCCGCTGCTTGAACGCGCGGGTATCCGTCCTACCGAGAATCCACTCAAGAGCCGCAAGCTCATCCTCGACACCAACCTGCCCGAGGTGAAGCTCACCATCATCCGCGCCGCGGACGTGCCGACCTATGTCCAGTTTGGCGCCGCCGATCTGGGCATCGCCGGCAAGGATGTGCTGATGGAATACGAGGGCGACGGCCTCTACGAGCTGCTGGACTTGAAGATCGCGCGCTGCCGCATGATGGTGGCCGAGCCCAAGAGCCTGGCCTCGCGTGACGATCCCGACAGCTGGACCCGTTTGCGCATCGCCACTAAATATGTCAAAACCACGCAACGTCACTTCGCCGCCAAGGGCATCCAGACCGACATCATCAAGCTCTACGGTTCGATGGAGCTGGCGCCGCTTGTGGGCCTGTCCGACCGTATCGTGGACCTGGTGGATACCGGCAACACCCTCAAGGCCAACGGCCTGGCCGAGGTTGAGCACATCGCCGACATCAGCGCCTGGCTCGTGGCCAACCGCGCCTCGATGAAAATGAAACAACAGGCGCTCAAAAGCCTGGTGAACCGGCTGGAGCAGGCGGTCGCCTGA
- the murA gene encoding UDP-N-acetylglucosamine 1-carboxyvinyltransferase: protein MDKLIVTGGSALRGEIKISGAKNAALPVLVASLLTSETVSIGNVPHLQDITTTMELLGRMGVRLVVGDKMVIEADSSQNTSVCAPYELVKTMRASILVLGPLLARFGEAEVSLPGGCAIGSRPVNLHIKGLQAMGAEINLDGGYIRAKAKRLKGARIFMDLVSVTGTENIMMAATLADGTTIIENAAREPEVADLARCLNSMGARITGAGTDEIAIEGVQRLHGAVHEVIPDRIETGTYLVAGAMTGGSVRLRNTRPDLLQAVLDKLRDTGAVIETGPNWISLDMQGRRPRAVTVRTAPYPAFPTDMQAQFIAMNAVAEGSGTVTETIFENRFMHVYELQRMGAKIEMEGNTAIVTGVPRLKGAPVMATDLRASASLALAGLVADGETVVDRIYHIDRGYECIEEKLAQLGARIRRVPGEHAARAARQQTA, encoded by the coding sequence ATGGACAAACTGATAGTTACGGGCGGCAGCGCACTGCGCGGCGAGATAAAAATCTCGGGCGCGAAGAATGCCGCGCTGCCGGTGCTGGTGGCCTCGCTGCTGACCAGCGAGACGGTGAGCATCGGCAACGTGCCGCACCTGCAGGACATCACCACGACCATGGAACTGCTCGGCCGCATGGGCGTGCGCCTGGTGGTCGGCGACAAGATGGTGATTGAAGCCGACTCGAGCCAGAACACCTCGGTATGCGCCCCGTATGAACTGGTGAAAACCATGCGCGCCTCGATCCTGGTGCTGGGCCCGCTGCTGGCGCGTTTCGGCGAGGCCGAGGTGTCGCTACCCGGCGGCTGCGCCATCGGTTCGCGCCCGGTGAACCTGCACATCAAGGGTTTGCAGGCCATGGGCGCGGAGATCAATCTCGATGGCGGCTATATCCGCGCCAAGGCGAAACGCCTGAAGGGCGCGCGCATTTTCATGGATCTCGTTTCCGTCACGGGCACGGAGAACATCATGATGGCGGCGACGCTGGCGGATGGCACCACGATCATCGAAAACGCCGCGCGCGAACCGGAAGTGGCCGACCTCGCCCGCTGTCTCAACTCCATGGGCGCGCGCATCACGGGCGCGGGCACGGACGAGATCGCCATCGAGGGCGTGCAGCGTTTGCACGGCGCCGTGCACGAGGTCATCCCCGACCGCATCGAAACCGGAACCTATCTGGTCGCCGGCGCCATGACCGGCGGCAGCGTGCGCCTGCGCAACACGCGCCCCGACCTGTTGCAGGCGGTGCTCGACAAGCTGCGCGATACCGGCGCCGTCATCGAAACCGGACCGAACTGGATCAGTCTCGACATGCAGGGCAGGCGTCCCCGGGCCGTCACGGTGCGCACCGCGCCGTATCCGGCGTTCCCCACGGACATGCAGGCGCAGTTCATCGCCATGAACGCGGTGGCCGAAGGCAGCGGCACGGTCACGGAAACGATTTTCGAGAACCGTTTCATGCACGTTTACGAATTGCAGCGCATGGGCGCGAAGATTGAAATGGAAGGCAACACGGCCATCGTGACCGGTGTGCCGCGCCTGAAAGGCGCGCCGGTGATGGCGACCGACCTGCGTGCCTCGGCCAGCCTCGCGCTTGCCGGCCTGGTGGCGGACGGCGAGACCGTGGTGGACCGCATCTATCACATCGATCGCGGCTATGAATGTATTGAAGAGAAGCTGGCGCAACTGGGTGCGCGCATCCGCCGTGTGCCGGGAGAACACGCGGCTCGGGCGGCGCGCCAGCAGACGGCGTGA